Sequence from the Egibacter rhizosphaerae genome:
AACCGAGCGTGCGGCGCGCCGAGGCGGGCGGCCGAGCCCGTGGTGGAGGACTGGGTGACGACGACGGCGCCAGCCGACCAGTGGCAGCGGCGCGAGCAGACCGTGTCGGTCGATCGCGCGTTCGCGAGCCAGACGCGCGCGCAGATCCACGAGCGGCTCCTGGCCGACGGCGAGCCCTGGAGCGTGCGGGAGGTCGCCGACGCGTTCGACCTGCACCCCAACGTCGCCCGCAGCCATCTGGAGCTGCTGGCCGACGCGGGCCTGTTGTCGGTGGGCCGGCGCAAGCATCCCAGCGGCGGACGACCCGCGAAGGTCTACCGCGCCGACGACGGCGCCCCGGCCGCGGCGACGACCGGTGTGCTGCCGGGGGCACGCCTGCAGGTGGCGTTGCTGGCCGCGCTCGCGGACGCGCCCGCGGAGGGGGAGCCCCGCCCCGCCGACGCCCGAGCCCGGGCGATCGCGGTCGCCGAGGGACGACGGCTCGCCGAGGAGTTCCCGGCCGACCTCCCCGACCCGCCGTCGCAGGACCTCGAGGCGGCCGTGCGGTCGGGCCTCGGCGCGCTCCGCCCGCACGCGCCCCAGGCCCGTGTCGTGGGTGCCGGGGATGACCACGTCGACGTTGCGGGGGTCGCCACCGCATTCCAGCTCGTGCGGGAGCAGCGCCCCGAACTCGCCGATGCCCTCGAGCGTGGCCTGCTCGAGGGCGTCTTCGCCGGCTCGGAGCTGCCCGTGTCGGTGAGCGACGGTCCCGCACGCGAGGGTGAGCCGGTGCGCCGCCTCCGCCTCGCGCGCGGAGGGTCGGAGGGGCCGCTCATCGCGCGACGGCTCGACGCGCGCGCCCTCCCAAGGGAGAGCGGCGTGGTGCGCGCGATGCGCGAGATCACGGCCCTCGATCCCGGTGAGGTTCTGGAGGTCATCGCCGGAGGGCCGGGCTCGCCCGCCGCGTTCGCGCGATGGGCGGACCGGGCGGCGCACCAACTGCTGGCGGTCGAGCGCGCGACCGACGAGCAGGGGCGACCCGGCATCCGGTTGCTGATCCGCAAGGGCGACCGG
This genomic interval carries:
- a CDS encoding helix-turn-helix domain-containing protein — its product is MTTTAPADQWQRREQTVSVDRAFASQTRAQIHERLLADGEPWSVREVADAFDLHPNVARSHLELLADAGLLSVGRRKHPSGGRPAKVYRADDGAPAAATTGVLPGARLQVALLAALADAPAEGEPRPADARARAIAVAEGRRLAEEFPADLPDPPSQDLEAAVRSGLGALRPHAPQARVVGAGDDHVDVAGVATAFQLVREQRPELADALERGLLEGVFAGSELPVSVSDGPAREGEPVRRLRLARGGSEGPLIARRLDARALPRESGVVRAMREITALDPGEVLEVIAGGPGSPAAFARWADRAAHQLLAVERATDEQGRPGIRLLIRKGDR